DNA from Haloferax volcanii DS2:
GGCGTCGCCCTCGCGATGCTCGCGACGGTCGAGTTCGCCGACGCGTTCGAGTCCGGCGCGCTCGACGGCTCGCTCGTGTTCCACGCTGCCGTCGGCGAGGAGACGGCCGAACCGGGGACGAAGACGCTCCTCGAACGCGGCTACGACGGCACCTACGGCGTCGTGCTCGAACCGACGGCGTTGCGGACCGCGACGAGCGCGAAGGGGCTCGGTTGGTACGAGATTTCCGTCGGCGGCGACCCGTCGCACGCGAGTCGGCCCGACGAGGGGGACAACGCGATTGGGAACGCTCGTCCCGTTCTCGACGCGCTCGAAGCGTACGACGAGGAGATTCGGGCACGCTCCGACTCGCTCGTCGGTCGCCCGACCGCGACGGTCACGCGGTTCGAGGCGGGGACGAAGGAGAACGTCGTTCCGGAGAGCGCGACCATCACGGTCGACAGGCGGTTCGTCCCCGCTGAGACAGTCGAGGAAGTCGACGCCGAAATCGACGCGCTGCTCTCCGACGTGACGGCCGAACACGACCTGAACGTCGAGTGGACGCGAACGCGAGTCTACGAATCGGCGGCGGTTCCGACCGACAGCGACATCGCGGCGCGCTTTCGGGACGCGGCCGCCGAGCGGGCGGATATCGACCCCGAGCCGTGGGGGATTCGGGCGGCGACCGACGTTCGGAACCTCGTCAACGACGCCGGGATGGACGCGATTACGTGGGGGCCGGGGTCGATGGCGCAGGCCCACGCCTACGACGAGTACATCGAACTGTCGGAGGTCGAAGCCGGGTACGACATCCTCCGCACGGCGCTCCGCGGGCTGTTCGAGGCCGGCGCAGACTGACACCGACTGTCGGCTGACGGGCTGAAAAAACGTGACGCCGCGTTCGGCTATTCGACGAGTTCTTCGAACCGCTCGACCGCGGCGCTCGCGACCGCCATGTCTTCGGACACCTCGCCGCCGCTGACGCCGACGGTCCCGACGAGTTCGCCGTCGACTTCGAGCGGATAGCCGCCGCCGAAGACGACGAGTCGATTCTCGTCCGTCGTCTGGAGGCCCCACAGCGACTCGCCGGGCTGGCTCCCCTCGGCGAGTTCGTGCGTGGGCATCTGCAGCGCGGCCGCCGTGTACGCCTTGTTTCGAGAGATGTTGACGCTCGCCAGCCACGCGTCGTCCATTCGGTGCTGTGCGATGAGGTTACCCTCCGGGTTCGCGACCGTAATCACCATTCGCAGCCCCATCGACTCGGCTTCCGCTTCCGCCGCTTCGATGAGTGTCTTCGCCGTCTCGAGATTGATTGCATCGGACATATCGCTTCGTCGAAACCGGTCTCGACGGCCCTACTTATACGTGCGCCGCGGGTCTCGAACGAGCGGCCGATTTCGCTCCTCTCTCCCGATTTCGGGCGTCTGAGTGACCCTCGAACGACGCTGACGGGAGAACAACAACTATTGGTTCTCTTATACTTATTGTCAACCCTCGGAATCGGGTCGAAGACGCATCGAGAAGACGTTCGGTTCGAGGCGAACCGACCCGATAGCCGGTCAGTCGTACAGCGGGTACTCGGCGGTCAGTTCGTCGACCTTCTGGTCGACGAACCCCTCGACCGACTCGTCGTGCGGCGCGTCGACGATTTCGTAGATGAGGTCCGCGACGGTCCGGCAGGCCTCCTCGTCGAAGCCGCGGGTCGTCAACGCGGGCGTGCCGGCGCGAATCCCGCTCGGGTTGAACGCCGAACGACTCTCGCCGGGAACCGTGTTGGCGTTGAGGACGATACCGACCTCTTCGAGCGCCGCTTCCACGTCCTTGCCCGTCGTGTCCGGGTGCGACGGCCGGAGGTCGACAAGAACTAAGTGCGTGTCAGTCCCCTCGGAGACGAGTTCGAGGCCGCGTTCCTGTAACCGCTCGCCGAGGGCGGCGGCGTTATCGACGACCTGCGAGGCGTACTCCTCGAACTCGGGGGTTAGCGCCTCGCCGAAGCCGACGGCCTTGCCGGCGACGTTGTGCAGTATCGGTCCGCCTTGGAGGCCGGGGAAGACCGCGGAATCGACGTCGTCGGCGTGTTCCTCGTCGCACATGATGATGCCGCCGCGACCCGACCGAATCGTCTTGTGGGTCGAGCCGGTGACGAAGTCCGCGGTGCCGACGGGCGACGAGTGTTCGCCCGCGGCGACGAGGCCCGTGATGTGGGCGATGTCGGCGAGGTGGTACGCGTCGACCGAGTCGGCCGCGGCCTGTACGCGCTCCCACTCGACCTCTCGCGGGTACGCGGAGTAGCCCGAGATGATGATGTCCGGGTCGAACGCCTCGGCTTTCGCGGCGAGTTGGTCGTAGTCGACGTAGCCCGTCTCGGCGTTGACCTCGTACTGTTCGACCTCGTACGTCTTCCCCGCGACGTTCACCGGGTGGCCGTGGCTCAGGTGGCCGCCGTGGGTCAGGTCCAAGGAGAGAATCTTGTCGCCGGGGTCGAGCACGGCGAGGAACACGCCCATGTTCGCCTGCGAGCCCGAGTGCGGTTGGACGTTGACGTGCTCCGCGCCCCAGAGCTCCTTGGCGCGGTCGATGGCGAGCTGTTCGACCTCGTCGGCGTACTCACAGCCGCCGTAGTACCGGCTCCCCGGGTAGCCCTCGGCGTAGTTGTTCGTCAGTTCCGAGCTTTGGGCCTCCATGACCGCCTCGCTGACGTGGTTCTCGCTCGCTATCATGGCGAGCGTATCGTTCTGTCGTTCGCGTTCGCCCGCCAGCGCGTCGGCGACGGCCGGATCGGTCCCTCGAACGGTGTCGTAAGGCATCGTGGGTGCATCTCGACTCTGCGGTATAACGCTTCGCCGTCCCCCGAGACGAGGGCGGTACGCCGAACCAGAACCACAACGTGACAGGACGCGCACGTTCTGTGTTCGGGTCGATGAGCGCGGTGAGTGCCGCTTGGATATCTTCGAAAGATATCCTGAATTGGGTTCGCTCACGGCCGAAATCGACGTATTACGTGTTCAGTTCTCACCGAGACGAGTACCCACCGGCGATAGCTCTATATTGGAACTTCGTCACGTCTCTCACATACCGTGCCAAGAACTATCACAGACCACGGAACGTCCCGAGGGGACACGCGCACGCCCCGGCGAGCCGTTCGGCCGACCGCCGAGGTGAGCCGCCGATGAGTGAGGTCGAGTCCCTCCCGGTGCAGTACAGCGACATCGAGCGCGCGAGCGAGCGACTCGAAAACGACCGCGTCGTCAAGCGGACGCCGATAGAGCGGAGCACCTCGCTCGGTGACCTCGTCGGCGCGGACGTCTACCTGAAGATGGAACACCTCCAGTGGACGGGGTCGTTCAAGACGCGCGGTGCGTACAACAAGATTCGACAGGATACCGACCGCGGCATCGACGAGTTCGTGGCCGCGAGCGCCGGTAATCACGCGCAGGGCGTCGCGCTCGCGGCGACCGAGTGCGGGGCCGACTCCACGGTCGTGATGCCGGAGAACGCCCCGCAGACGAAAATCGACGCGACGCGCGACTACGGCGCGGAAGTCGAACTCGTCGGCGAGGACTTCCAGGAGACGATGGCGTACGCCCAGTCGCTCGCCGAGGAGTCGGACGCCGAGTTCGTCCACGCGTACGACGACTGCGACATCGTGGCCGGACAGGGAACGCTCGGCGTCGAGATGTACCGCGACCTCCCCGAGATGGACACCGTGGTCGTCCCCATCGGCGGCGGCGGGCTCATCTCGGGTATCGCCACCGCCATCAAGCACCACGACCCCGAGATTCGCGTCGTCGGCGTGCAGGCTGAGGGCGCGGAGACGGTCCACGAGAGCCTCGACAAAGGCGTTCCCGTGACGCTCGACGACACCAACACCATCGCGGACGGCATCGCCACCGGCGGCATCTCCGAGTTGACGCTCCGAACCATCGAGGAACACGTCGACGAGGTCGTCACGGTCTCCGACGGGGAAATCGCGGAGGCCATCCTCCTCTTGCTCGAACGCGCCAAGCAGGTCGTCGAGGGTGCCGGTGCCGCCTCCGTCGCCGCCGTGCTGAGCGACGACCTCGACGTCGAGGGCGAGACCGTCATGCCGCTTCTCTGCGGGGGCAATCTGGACATGACGATGCTCCAGACGGTGCTCGTCCACGCGCTCACCAGCCGTCGCCAGACGCTCCGTCTCCGGGTTCGAATCCGGGACGAACCCGGCGAGATGGCGCGACTCTCCCGGCTCATCGCCGACCGCGACGCGAACATTCACGACGTTCGCCACGTCCGCGCCGTCGACGCCCTCGACGTCGGCGAGGCCCACCTCCTGTTCCGCATCGAGACCAAGGGAGCCGAACACGCGGCGGCCGTCGTGGACACGATAGAGGACGCGGGCTACGCGGTCGACGACGTTTCGGAGCCGAGCTAGCGCCCGGTTCCTCGGTCTCGACCGTTCTCGCAGCCGAATCCCGAATGCCTCTCGATTTGATACGACGTGTGAGATGCGGCGGGACGCGGCTTGAACGACGAACGCACTGATGTCCTCTCCGCGAAGCGACTCACCGATACCGACGAAGCGTCCGCTACGTCTCTCCGGCCGATTGCCGGATGCGCGCCACGACGTCTTCCCGACTCACGTCGGGGTCGTCGTCGGTCGTGAGTCGGCCCATCACGAATTCGAGCAGGTCGAGGTCTTGGAGCAGGTCGAGCGCGTCCATGCGTTCGAGGTCGAGCGCCTTGCCGAACTCGTAGACGGTCTTGGCGTCGTTGGCGGCGTCGGCGAGTTGGTCGATTGTGACGGACTCGGGGAGGCCGATGCCGTCGGCGAGCGCCTCGGGCGACCCGTCGCCGTCCGCCGCGGGTGCCGGTGGTCGCTCGACGCCCGTCGGGTCGCCGGCGAGCGACGTTTCGTACGACGACGGTTCGTGGACGCCTTGGTCGATCATGTACCTGCGGACCGTCTCGTCCGTCACGTCCATCTCGAAGGCGTCGGCCATCCGCTCGAACGTCTCGTACCGCGCGTACACGGCTTCGAGGTACGTCGTGTCTTCGAACGCCGGCACGTTCGGGTTCCGAACGGCTTCGTGCGGTTCGGAATCGGCGTCGTCGTCGGCCGTCTCGGTTGAACTCGTCGTCGGCGCATCGGTCGCGACCGTGACGACGACCGCCGGGTCGCCGTCGAGCGAGACGTCCGCGGCGTCGACGGCGACGTGCTCGCGGTCGCTCGGCAGCACGTCGTCGACGCCGAGCGTGAGCCCAATCGACCCGTCGGAGTCGAGCGACGCCCCTCGGATTCGAACGGGGATGTCGCCGTCGGCGTCCGACGAGAGCGCGAACTCGACATCCGCGGACGCGCCCGAGTCCGTGACCGTCACGGACGACTCGCGGACGCTCGCGGCGTCCGTCCGCTCGCACTCTTCGAGGAATTCGCCCAGCCGCCGAAGCGATGTACCCACGCTCATTGTCCGTTTCGACGGACGCGCCGAGACTCCCTGAAAAGCGGTGTGGAATACTGAGTCAGTTTATATAGCCCCACAGAATATGCGGCGAAAAGTATAAACAAAAATCTAATGTTCACACTACTATATCGTGCCCACGAGAAACGCTTCTGTCGCGAGCGTCGACGCGAGTTCGCGACCTTCAACCGAACCGGCAGTCCGGCTTCCCCGGTGTCGAATCTCTGTATCCACGAGGTGAAGACACGATGAGTCTGATAACCGTTGCCGACATCGCGCACGACGACCTCGCGCTGACGCCGACGATTCAGTCGGAGGCCGCGAGCGAGATAGACGTCATCTCTCAATCCGCGACCGACCCCGAGACCGGCCTGTTTTTCTTCGTCGTGAAGGGCGCGGACGTCTCGGCGTTCGAAGCGGCGCTGGAGGTCGACCACACGGTCAGCGACTGGCAGCTCGTCTCCGAGCGGGAGGAGTCGGCGGTGTATCGCATCGGACACACGCCCGACACGATTCTCCTCTCGCCTATCATCACGGAACTCGGCGGGCTCATGCTCGACGCGTGCAGCAACGACACGGCGGGCTGGCGGGTCCGGCTCCAGCTTTCGGACCGCGAGGCGCTCTCAGAGGTGTGGGTGTACTGCGAGGCGAACGACATCTCCTTCGAGCTGAACCGGATGTTCCGACAGGACGGCTGGATGAACGGCGAGCCGAGCAAGCTGACCGACGCCCAGCGCGACGCGCTCGTCGCCGCCTACGAACACGGCTACTTCGAGGAGCCGCGAGAGGCGGCGCTGGACGACCTCTCGGAAGTACTCGACATCTCGCCGACGGCCGTCAGCGGACGCATCAGGCGGGGGACCGCGGAGCTGGTCGAGTCGATTCTCCTCGACGAGTGACGGAATAACCCCCGAAGAAAGGCGGGAGTCAGACCGCGAGGACGTAGTCGTCCTGCGGTTCGTAGATTTCGCCGCTCATCCGCAGGTCGCGGACGGCGTCGAGCGTTTCGCCGATGGCGACGCCGTTGTCCGCGAGCGCCGCGGCGAGCCGCCCGAGTTCGACGCCGTCGGGGTGGTCCTCACCGAGTTCGGTGAGCGCCGTTTTCACGCCGTCGCTCTCGACGTCGACGTCGAACGCGACGCGCTCCCACTCGACGTCGTGGCCGGTGACGTTCGCGTGTCGCCGGTACAGGTCGACGGCGTCGTTCGGCTCCGTGACGGAGACGTGGAGGTCGCACGCCGGGCAGGTGACGACGCCGGCGTGTGGTTTTTCGGCTAGTTTGGCACTCTCGTCGTCAGGCATTGTACGCGTCCTGCGCGAGGCGGTGCAGTTTGTGGACGGTGTGTTCGTTCGGACCGAGCTGTGCCTGCCCGAGCGCGCCGGACGTGAGCCCCTCGTACTGGCGTTCGACGAGCTCGAAGTCCTCTTCTTGGAGCTGCCGGCTCGTCTGGACGAACTTCTCTTCTTCTTCGGACAGCTCGGAGTCGCGGAAGTAGTAGTCCGCGATGAGCTGGAAGCGCCCCTCGTCGATGGGGTCGATGATGTACGTGCCGTAGCCGTCGGCGGTGCCGTACATGTTGACCGTGAAGTTCGGCCAGAAGTAGTAGAACTTGGCCTCGTGTTCGGGGTGGATGCGCATCTCGTCGTCGACGTCCTCTTTGTGCTTGTAGTGAAGCACCCAGTGGTAGTCGTTGACTTCGAGTTCGGACTCCATGAGTTCGAGTCCCTGCACCCAGTCTTGGTGGTTCGCCTGACAGTGGTCGCACTCCGAGTAGTTCCCGCTGAACGTCTTCCAGTTGCACTCGACTTCGGAGACGTAGCGCCGGGCGTGTTCGTACTCACCGAGCGGCAGGTCTTCGAGTTCCGTCTTCATCTCCCCGGCCTGTTCGGCAAGCGAGAGGCTCGGTTCGTCCTCGAAGTTGACGAACACGAGCGGCCCGATGGCGTCGGTGTTGACCTCCATGAGGCCGTTTTCTTCGGGGTCGAGTTCGCTGACGGCGTCGTCGTCGAGGTCGGGATTCAGACTCGCCTCCTCGAAGCTCTTGGGGGTGCTCTGGAGCGACCCGTCGAGTTCGTACGCCCAGAGGTGGTACGGGCAGGTGATGCGGCTGAGGCTGCCGGGGTCGGTCATCGGCGTGTCGTCGAGCATCTTCGACCCGCGGTGGGCACAGACGTTGTAGAACGCCCGCACGTCGCCCTCGCCGTCGCGGGTGACGATTATCTGCTTGTCACCGATGGTTCGCGTGAAGTAGTCGCCCGCGTCCGGGATGTGGGTCTCGTGGCCCGCGTAGACCCAGTACCGACCGAACACTTTCTCCTTTTCCATCTCGTGGACCTCCGGGTCGGTGAAGTACCTCGCCGGCAGCGCGTTCGTTTCCGCGGTGATGTCGGCACTTACCGCACCGATCTCGTCACGATTGTTATTCCACCGTGTCATGGGAGGAAGAAACACACATCTGTGGAAAAGGATTCGTCGGAAATAGTGGACCCGTATAAGTGGCGGTGGATATCCGCGAGCGGCCGCCGTTCGGCGGCGAGCGCCGCTCTCGGCGGGCCGAGCGTCGTTCCTCTGAAAAAGGGGCTCCGTGATACAGGTCAAGAGTCAAGGGGGGACGTTCCGAACCGCCGGGCACAATGAGTGTCCGCGACGACCGATACGATGTCGCCGTCGTCGGGGTCGGCGGGATGGGGAGCGCGACCGCGTA
Protein-coding regions in this window:
- a CDS encoding M20 family metallopeptidase, which translates into the protein MDEELRSLLTSLVEIETENPPGDEAAAAQFVSDWLDSRGVSATLVEEPFPDRPQVAARVGDGEPSVVLNGHLDVVPAGDRDQWTHPPYDPTVRDGRLYGRGSADMKCGVALAMLATVEFADAFESGALDGSLVFHAAVGEETAEPGTKTLLERGYDGTYGVVLEPTALRTATSAKGLGWYEISVGGDPSHASRPDEGDNAIGNARPVLDALEAYDEEIRARSDSLVGRPTATVTRFEAGTKENVVPESATITVDRRFVPAETVEEVDAEIDALLSDVTAEHDLNVEWTRTRVYESAAVPTDSDIAARFRDAAAERADIDPEPWGIRAATDVRNLVNDAGMDAITWGPGSMAQAHAYDEYIELSEVEAGYDILRTALRGLFEAGAD
- a CDS encoding GlcG/HbpS family heme-binding protein — protein: MSDAINLETAKTLIEAAEAEAESMGLRMVITVANPEGNLIAQHRMDDAWLASVNISRNKAYTAAALQMPTHELAEGSQPGESLWGLQTTDENRLVVFGGGYPLEVDGELVGTVGVSGGEVSEDMAVASAAVERFEELVE
- the glyA gene encoding serine hydroxymethyltransferase, with the translated sequence MPYDTVRGTDPAVADALAGERERQNDTLAMIASENHVSEAVMEAQSSELTNNYAEGYPGSRYYGGCEYADEVEQLAIDRAKELWGAEHVNVQPHSGSQANMGVFLAVLDPGDKILSLDLTHGGHLSHGHPVNVAGKTYEVEQYEVNAETGYVDYDQLAAKAEAFDPDIIISGYSAYPREVEWERVQAAADSVDAYHLADIAHITGLVAAGEHSSPVGTADFVTGSTHKTIRSGRGGIIMCDEEHADDVDSAVFPGLQGGPILHNVAGKAVGFGEALTPEFEEYASQVVDNAAALGERLQERGLELVSEGTDTHLVLVDLRPSHPDTTGKDVEAALEEVGIVLNANTVPGESRSAFNPSGIRAGTPALTTRGFDEEACRTVADLIYEIVDAPHDESVEGFVDQKVDELTAEYPLYD
- the ilvA gene encoding threonine ammonia-lyase, translating into MSEVESLPVQYSDIERASERLENDRVVKRTPIERSTSLGDLVGADVYLKMEHLQWTGSFKTRGAYNKIRQDTDRGIDEFVAASAGNHAQGVALAATECGADSTVVMPENAPQTKIDATRDYGAEVELVGEDFQETMAYAQSLAEESDAEFVHAYDDCDIVAGQGTLGVEMYRDLPEMDTVVVPIGGGGLISGIATAIKHHDPEIRVVGVQAEGAETVHESLDKGVPVTLDDTNTIADGIATGGISELTLRTIEEHVDEVVTVSDGEIAEAILLLLERAKQVVEGAGAASVAAVLSDDLDVEGETVMPLLCGGNLDMTMLQTVLVHALTSRRQTLRLRVRIRDEPGEMARLSRLIADRDANIHDVRHVRAVDALDVGEAHLLFRIETKGAEHAAAVVDTIEDAGYAVDDVSEPS
- a CDS encoding helix-turn-helix domain-containing protein; this translates as MSLITVADIAHDDLALTPTIQSEAASEIDVISQSATDPETGLFFFVVKGADVSAFEAALEVDHTVSDWQLVSEREESAVYRIGHTPDTILLSPIITELGGLMLDACSNDTAGWRVRLQLSDREALSEVWVYCEANDISFELNRMFRQDGWMNGEPSKLTDAQRDALVAAYEHGYFEEPREAALDDLSEVLDISPTAVSGRIRRGTAELVESILLDE
- a CDS encoding aromatic ring-hydroxylating oxygenase subunit alpha codes for the protein MTRWNNNRDEIGAVSADITAETNALPARYFTDPEVHEMEKEKVFGRYWVYAGHETHIPDAGDYFTRTIGDKQIIVTRDGEGDVRAFYNVCAHRGSKMLDDTPMTDPGSLSRITCPYHLWAYELDGSLQSTPKSFEEASLNPDLDDDAVSELDPEENGLMEVNTDAIGPLVFVNFEDEPSLSLAEQAGEMKTELEDLPLGEYEHARRYVSEVECNWKTFSGNYSECDHCQANHQDWVQGLELMESELEVNDYHWVLHYKHKEDVDDEMRIHPEHEAKFYYFWPNFTVNMYGTADGYGTYIIDPIDEGRFQLIADYYFRDSELSEEEEKFVQTSRQLQEEDFELVERQYEGLTSGALGQAQLGPNEHTVHKLHRLAQDAYNA